One stretch of Proteiniborus sp. DW1 DNA includes these proteins:
- a CDS encoding DUF4321 domain-containing protein — MRPKNRNLALFFALIIVGVVLGGVIGNLLGDKIPLLAYSYPIGFKTPLHLDLSVIELTFGLIIDINIASAVGFLLAYFMYKRL, encoded by the coding sequence ATGAGACCTAAAAATAGGAATCTAGCGCTTTTTTTTGCTCTGATAATTGTAGGAGTAGTGTTAGGAGGAGTCATTGGGAACCTATTAGGTGATAAGATTCCATTACTGGCTTATAGCTATCCTATAGGATTTAAAACACCATTACACTTAGATTTAAGTGTAATAGAGCTTACATTTGGGCTAATTATTGACATAAATATTGCGAGTGCTGTTGGATTTTTATTAGCCTATTTCATGTATAAAAGATTATAG
- the radC gene encoding DNA repair protein RadC, whose translation MERDFSYTIKDLPEDERPREKLYKYGPKALSNTELLAILIRTGSRENTAIELSQKLLAGKKEGIYFLTDTSLQEIMKVKGIGKCKAAQILAAVELGKRVMSSAHNNKAKITSPTDVVDLLMLDMIHLKKEHFKIVMLDTKNQVIGIEDISVGSLNSSIVHPREVFKEAIVKSSASIILVHNHPSGDPTPSKEDIAITRRLAEGGDILGVKVLDHIIIGNNKHISLREKDII comes from the coding sequence ATGGAGCGAGACTTTAGTTATACCATAAAAGATTTACCTGAGGATGAAAGACCACGAGAAAAACTTTATAAATACGGACCTAAGGCATTATCAAATACAGAATTATTGGCTATACTCATTAGGACAGGTAGTAGAGAAAATACTGCCATTGAACTATCTCAAAAGCTATTAGCAGGCAAAAAAGAAGGAATTTATTTTTTAACAGATACAAGTCTACAAGAGATAATGAAAGTAAAAGGAATAGGCAAGTGCAAAGCAGCTCAAATATTAGCAGCTGTAGAGCTTGGAAAAAGAGTTATGTCAAGTGCACATAATAACAAAGCAAAAATTACTTCGCCAACTGATGTTGTAGATTTGCTAATGCTAGATATGATACATTTAAAGAAAGAGCATTTTAAAATAGTTATGCTAGACACCAAAAATCAAGTAATAGGAATCGAAGATATATCTGTGGGCAGTTTAAATTCTTCTATAGTTCATCCTAGGGAAGTATTTAAGGAAGCTATAGTAAAAAGTAGTGCCTCAATAATTCTTGTTCACAATCACCCTAGTGGTGACCCTACGCCTAGTAAAGAGGATATAGCAATAACTAGGAGATTAGCTGAAGGGGGAGATATCTTAGGTGTTAAGGTACTTGATCATATTATAATTGGTAACAATAAACATATAAGTTTAAGAGAAAAGGATATAATATAA
- a CDS encoding flavodoxin family protein — MKKIIACIGSRRGIESNTYKFTKSVLDFVSANYDSAYEIIKPEDFTIDECEGCQICFKEGYCIKDDDMKVIGDKLLEADFIVLASPVYVHNISSDLKKLIDRLGYWTHLLKFAGKGSAVLSTNMSNGHNTALNYLEMVLTSLGSQVVTKYNASSHYPDQLYDHKWLKAASNIIGYSIIDCLEQGVKFTAKLDSLFITLKEMMLKYKEHNINYGEWFYWEKMGYLDCENFQELLELHNRSVCK; from the coding sequence ATGAAGAAGATTATAGCCTGTATTGGTAGTAGAAGAGGTATAGAATCCAATACTTATAAATTTACAAAGAGTGTATTGGATTTTGTATCAGCTAATTATGATTCAGCATATGAAATTATTAAACCAGAAGATTTTACAATTGATGAGTGCGAAGGGTGCCAAATCTGCTTTAAAGAAGGCTATTGCATTAAGGATGATGATATGAAAGTTATTGGGGATAAGTTATTAGAAGCTGATTTTATAGTTTTAGCAAGCCCTGTCTATGTTCATAATATATCCAGTGATTTAAAGAAATTGATAGACCGTCTAGGTTACTGGACACATTTATTAAAGTTCGCTGGCAAAGGTAGTGCAGTATTGTCTACCAACATGTCAAATGGGCATAATACAGCTTTAAATTACTTAGAGATGGTTCTGACATCGTTAGGCAGTCAAGTAGTAACTAAATATAATGCGTCTTCACATTATCCAGATCAGCTTTATGATCATAAGTGGCTGAAGGCTGCATCTAATATCATCGGGTATTCTATTATTGACTGTTTAGAACAAGGTGTTAAATTTACGGCGAAACTTGATTCCTTATTTATTACACTAAAAGAAATGATGTTAAAGTATAAGGAACACAATATTAATTATGGTGAATGGTTTTATTGGGAGAAAATGGGATACCTTGATTGTGAAAATTTTCAAGAACTATTAGAGTTGCATAACAGGAGTGTTTGCAAATGA
- a CDS encoding peptidase domain-containing ABC transporter, giving the protein MRKIDVIEQMEHSECGMVCVAMILNYFGNSITMSELREKYGIPNGGLNLLQMSMVLEDFGLKSKGVRINDVRALENSHTPFIAFWKGNHFVIIEKIKETITIVDPSSGRRKISYNEFIESFSGVALLVLSKLEKKVRNKSKKYSFFIDELRKNKAYILLVIILSITLQGIAIGIPKMIAKLTDYILIEKATNTNPFILQFFIMTILYYLMSIFRTIIVVKVQTLMDISMLSKTIDHLLKVPIQFYTSRSKGELLFRINSNSYIRQILSEKVVSVSIDLIFTIIYIVALLRINIKLTGIVSLVGLFIFMLSMLYTRALRSIQQNQIIYSTKTQNIVTELVNNIDTLKAFGVESHVLEKWKNSFLSQMKFEEKKAKYTGFIGSLPITIQMMFPALMFLIGGVYIGKGELTIGNLIAFNTLGGLFLSPILSLAGSYSDIEIVKIYFNKLFDILSTREQKNGIMEIDKIEGDIRIENLYFQYNKLSPYVLYDINIDIKKGQKVAIVGESGSGKSTLLKLLCRLYDPTQGTIKLDNIPIENFRNEDFYRNIGVVLQQPQLFNESIKENILLHRTISEERLLEVINELNIDKIVEELPIGIETILSEDGINFSGGQRQRITLARAIVHNPSLLFLDEPTSSLDNKAEKEFMDLLLKLNSTSIVIAHRFYNIEAFDKIVVMSKGRIVDVGHHNELIENCAYYQELYLRDKKTEKQHAIS; this is encoded by the coding sequence ATGAGAAAAATAGATGTAATAGAACAAATGGAGCATAGTGAATGCGGTATGGTGTGTGTAGCTATGATACTCAATTATTTTGGTAATAGCATAACCATGAGTGAGCTTCGAGAAAAATATGGTATCCCTAATGGGGGTCTAAATTTACTTCAAATGTCTATGGTATTAGAAGATTTTGGGCTAAAAAGTAAGGGGGTGAGGATTAATGATGTGAGAGCTTTAGAAAATTCTCATACTCCTTTTATTGCATTTTGGAAAGGAAATCACTTTGTTATAATTGAAAAAATCAAAGAAACTATTACAATAGTCGATCCTTCTAGTGGAAGAAGAAAAATTTCATACAATGAATTCATCGAATCATTTAGTGGTGTAGCATTACTTGTGTTAAGTAAGCTAGAGAAAAAAGTCCGTAATAAGAGTAAAAAATACTCGTTTTTTATAGATGAATTGAGGAAAAATAAAGCTTATATTTTATTAGTTATTATCCTATCTATTACTTTGCAAGGAATTGCAATAGGTATTCCTAAAATGATAGCAAAGTTAACGGATTATATTTTAATTGAGAAAGCTACGAATACTAATCCATTTATTTTACAATTTTTTATCATGACTATTTTATATTATCTAATGAGTATATTTCGTACAATTATAGTAGTTAAAGTACAAACCTTAATGGATATAAGCATGTTAAGTAAAACTATTGATCATTTGCTGAAGGTACCAATACAGTTCTATACAAGTAGAAGTAAAGGTGAATTACTATTTAGGATAAATTCCAATTCATATATTAGACAAATACTCAGTGAAAAAGTTGTAAGTGTTAGCATTGATCTTATTTTTACTATCATCTATATCGTGGCACTCCTTAGAATAAATATCAAATTGACAGGAATAGTATCTTTAGTTGGCCTTTTTATTTTTATGCTATCTATGTTATATACTAGGGCTCTTAGGTCTATTCAGCAAAATCAGATTATCTATTCAACAAAAACACAAAACATAGTTACAGAACTAGTTAATAATATCGATACTTTGAAGGCATTTGGTGTAGAAAGCCATGTATTGGAGAAATGGAAGAATAGCTTTTTATCACAAATGAAATTTGAAGAAAAGAAAGCTAAGTATACAGGATTTATCGGTAGTCTACCAATAACTATACAGATGATGTTTCCTGCTTTAATGTTTTTAATAGGAGGAGTTTATATAGGAAAAGGAGAACTTACTATTGGTAATTTAATAGCTTTCAATACCTTGGGAGGGTTATTTTTATCGCCTATATTGTCTTTAGCAGGCTCTTATTCAGATATTGAAATTGTGAAGATATACTTTAATAAGCTATTTGATATATTATCTACTAGGGAACAAAAAAATGGAATTATGGAAATAGATAAAATTGAAGGAGATATAAGAATAGAGAATCTGTATTTTCAATACAACAAATTGTCGCCTTATGTCTTATATGATATAAACATAGATATAAAAAAGGGGCAAAAAGTAGCCATAGTCGGGGAAAGTGGATCTGGGAAAAGTACTTTACTTAAGCTTTTGTGTAGATTATATGATCCAACACAAGGAACTATTAAACTCGACAACATACCTATAGAAAACTTTAGGAATGAGGATTTCTATAGAAACATAGGTGTAGTACTTCAACAACCTCAATTATTTAATGAGAGCATAAAAGAAAATATATTATTGCACAGGACAATTTCCGAAGAAAGATTACTAGAAGTAATTAATGAATTAAATATTGATAAGATTGTAGAAGAGTTACCTATTGGAATAGAAACAATTTTGTCTGAAGATGGTATCAACTTTTCTGGAGGACAGCGTCAAAGAATTACTTTAGCTAGAGCCATTGTGCATAATCCAAGCCTACTCTTTTTAGATGAACCTACTAGCTCATTAGATAACAAGGCTGAAAAGGAATTCATGGACTTATTATTGAAGTTAAATTCTACATCTATTGTTATTGCTCATAGATTTTACAATATTGAGGCTTTTGATAAAATAGTTGTTATGAGTAAAGGACGAATAGTAGATGTAGGGCATCATAATGAGCTAATAGAGAATTGCGCATATTATCAAGAATTATACTTAAGAGACAAAAAAACAGAAAAGCAGCATGCAATTTCATAG
- a CDS encoding nucleoside triphosphate pyrophosphatase has protein sequence MKKIILASSSPRRKEILEKYNVNFQIIKSHIDEKISIKDDPFQVVMSLAFQKAEDISKGIDYDAIVLAADTVVYMDRVIGKPKDEGDAYRILESLSGKEHLVITGIAIIDTSSKKKIVDYEITKVKFRELQPEKINSYISTGEFKDKAGAYGIQGYGEILVDWIEGPYSNVVGFPIVKIDKLLEKHFSTKIL, from the coding sequence ATGAAAAAAATTATTTTAGCTTCTTCTTCTCCAAGGAGAAAAGAAATACTTGAAAAATATAATGTTAACTTTCAAATAATTAAAAGCCATATTGATGAAAAAATTTCTATTAAAGATGATCCATTTCAGGTAGTTATGTCACTTGCTTTTCAAAAGGCAGAAGATATATCTAAAGGGATAGATTATGATGCAATAGTGCTTGCAGCGGACACGGTTGTGTATATGGATAGGGTTATAGGAAAGCCTAAAGATGAAGGAGATGCTTACAGGATTCTTGAGAGTTTAAGTGGTAAAGAACATTTGGTAATTACAGGTATAGCAATAATAGATACAAGTTCAAAGAAAAAAATTGTAGATTATGAAATAACTAAGGTCAAATTTAGAGAATTACAGCCAGAAAAAATAAATAGTTATATAAGTACTGGAGAATTTAAGGATAAGGCTGGAGCTTATGGAATACAAGGGTATGGTGAAATTTTAGTAGATTGGATTGAAGGACCCTATTCAAATGTAGTAGGATTCCCTATTGTGAAGATTGATAAGCTCTTAGAAAAGCATTTTAGCACTAAAATTCTTTAA
- a CDS encoding lichenicidin A2 family type 2 lantibiotic yields the protein MKDRFSIEYDPNFVGKAFEELTLEEMALSQGCGDVVPMSGPPCFLITAGSALLITFWVCENN from the coding sequence ATGAAAGATAGATTCTCGATTGAATATGATCCTAATTTCGTTGGCAAAGCATTTGAAGAACTAACACTTGAAGAAATGGCTTTGTCACAAGGATGTGGTGATGTCGTTCCTATGTCAGGACCACCATGTTTCCTTATAACAGCAGGTAGTGCATTACTAATAACGTTCTGGGTTTGCGAAAATAATTAG
- a CDS encoding Gx transporter family protein, with protein MKRLKQLIFLSLLVSLGLALSIIESMIPIPIMLPGMKLGLANIVCLITLVLFGYKEAFVVAILRSLVFALATGSFSGLAYSLSGAILSTLAMSIIFRYYSKYFSLIGVSIFGAIFHNIGQLLAASLIMENMKIFSYFPFMTLLSLFTGYFVGLGSTLTSKNMKKIMRET; from the coding sequence ATGAAGAGACTCAAACAACTTATTTTTTTGTCATTATTAGTTTCCTTAGGACTTGCCCTTAGTATTATAGAATCAATGATTCCAATACCTATAATGTTACCAGGTATGAAGCTTGGATTAGCCAATATTGTTTGCCTTATTACCTTAGTATTATTTGGTTACAAGGAAGCCTTTGTAGTAGCTATATTAAGGTCACTAGTTTTTGCCTTAGCTACAGGAAGCTTTTCCGGTCTTGCCTATAGTCTTTCTGGAGCAATATTAAGTACTTTAGCAATGTCGATTATATTTAGATATTATTCGAAATACTTTAGTTTAATTGGAGTAAGTATTTTTGGAGCCATATTTCATAACATTGGACAGCTTTTAGCTGCTAGTTTAATAATGGAAAATATGAAGATTTTTTCCTATTTTCCTTTTATGACTTTATTGAGCTTATTTACAGGTTATTTTGTTGGACTAGGCTCAACATTAACATCAAAGAATATGAAAAAAATAATGAGGGAAACCTAA
- a CDS encoding rod shape-determining protein, with product MGLFNIFTKDMGIDLGTANTLVFMRGKGIIIREPSVVAIQTNTKEVLAVGEEAKKMIGRTPGHIVAIRPLSDGVIADFDITQSMLKYFIRKGNRSRSLFSPRVVVCVPSGVTEVEKRAVEEAAINAGAREAFLIEEPMAAAIGAGLPVQEPNGSMVVDIGGGTTEVAIISLGGIVTSKSIRVAGDELDESIVYYIKKEYNLMIGERTAEEVKIQVGSADLTTNKERKISVRGRDLISGLPKNIDISSSEIYEAMKEPIANIIDAIKYTLEKTPPELASDIMEQGIMLTGGGALLDGLDRLIRRETGMPIHIAENPLDCVAIGTGKALEDIETLKRVAKSSRKLG from the coding sequence ATGGGACTATTTAATATATTTACAAAGGATATGGGAATTGACTTAGGAACAGCAAATACTTTAGTTTTTATGAGAGGCAAAGGAATAATCATTAGAGAACCTTCTGTTGTTGCTATACAAACTAATACTAAAGAAGTATTAGCAGTAGGTGAAGAAGCTAAAAAAATGATAGGAAGGACACCAGGACATATTGTTGCTATTAGACCTCTAAGCGATGGAGTAATTGCTGACTTTGATATTACTCAAAGCATGTTAAAATATTTCATAAGAAAGGGAAATCGTAGTCGTTCACTATTTTCGCCTAGAGTAGTTGTTTGTGTGCCTTCTGGTGTTACAGAAGTTGAAAAGAGAGCTGTTGAAGAAGCAGCTATTAATGCAGGCGCTAGAGAAGCTTTTCTAATAGAGGAGCCTATGGCTGCGGCTATTGGTGCAGGACTTCCAGTTCAAGAACCAAATGGTAGTATGGTAGTAGATATTGGAGGAGGTACTACAGAAGTAGCCATCATTTCATTAGGTGGTATTGTTACTAGTAAGTCTATTAGAGTGGCAGGAGACGAGCTTGATGAGTCAATAGTTTACTATATTAAAAAAGAGTACAATTTAATGATAGGAGAAAGAACTGCTGAAGAAGTTAAAATTCAAGTAGGGTCTGCAGATTTAACTACTAATAAGGAAAGGAAAATATCTGTTAGAGGAAGAGATTTAATTTCTGGATTACCAAAGAATATTGATATTAGTTCATCAGAAATCTATGAAGCAATGAAAGAGCCAATTGCCAATATAATAGACGCTATTAAATATACCTTAGAAAAGACTCCACCTGAGTTAGCATCAGATATTATGGAGCAAGGTATAATGTTAACTGGTGGAGGAGCTTTACTAGATGGTCTAGATAGACTAATCAGAAGAGAAACGGGAATGCCTATTCATATAGCAGAAAATCCTTTAGATTGTGTTGCTATAGGTACCGGAAAGGCTTTAGAAGATATAGAAACATTAAAAAGGGTTGCAAAAAGTTCAAGAAAGTTAGGATAA
- a CDS encoding type 2 lanthipeptide synthetase LanM family protein gives MKLDNLVDSLTLEERKYYYSIIGKEPTKENYIKKWKQKKNLVSDDDFDIMLRTRGFSKEVFNECLSELSLKEAEKINEIVTKEEWVQLYYDILSNYQDIESIKSTDLLDIAYIVHPFILYYKKELNNIMSSIKKYKISEVVIQKIIQTYVEEIINIFSKVIIVDMNEFAVNFDFPSSEPSEKFIEYLVNRFNNIEEFNSFYSRYIVCTRLSIVRTSYSIDFIKESLNRLEQNFTRLVELGFINSNSNFLSDIRLSAGDSHDKGRSVIIFSFDHDKVVYKPRNHSITESFNLFIEWINEKSSLLEIKTYKGIYEEDYSFEEFVEQLPCESFSEIKQYYKRFGYILGLAHILSANDLHLENLIAHGEYPIIIDVETIIQSDRQYEVPESANSKVAYDYIFNSVQNTALLPTIAFMDKDRKGIDISALNGREIKLPYKILSLSNLNSIDMKYEYVEYVRPGSNNLPKLKNETVDFIEYREDILDGFCDFMHFIINNKNEILSDDGILNVFLNKKVRIVVKNTDSYGTLLKYSNHPVYCRDMLLREKLLENLWAFPHKERKISISENKDLIYGDIPIFYTLTNSLDLIDSHNNSIKNYFPISGFDKVKNRIKNLSVKDINRELSIIKVCLGLYDEKYNKGKKERVPLVNIVKENSNALMTEVLKIGDYILSKSYEARDQLSWPAINLSDNAWKVEAMDESLYSGQAGLALLFIELYKLTNEQRYKNAYDKIINSVVFNTKYNYNFAAYTGKLSLVFPVLSELNFQGHSQYTRYIDTAMNDLEENLNNIKNLDWIGGLAGILALTCETYKVTKNNRYLELIGQIADNLVVLQEMEREELKEGFAHGCVGIATSLLRAYQYIQNSVYKHKALELFDLQRERYGLSKEFKWCWGATGWGIALIDTEIYEFNSIYRRDLIQIIKNIPENLKGDDCICHGNLGDIEFLNLIKQLSLDIDINEINEKLNQRVSSILYYYNKNQKYNVNSLPEIPNLSLFTGLTGIAYQYIRLLSPQDTSNVYTLSI, from the coding sequence ATGAAGCTTGATAATTTAGTTGATAGCTTAACTTTGGAAGAAAGGAAATATTACTATTCTATAATAGGTAAGGAACCTACTAAAGAAAACTATATTAAAAAGTGGAAGCAAAAGAAGAACTTAGTATCGGATGATGATTTTGATATTATGCTTAGAACAAGGGGATTTTCTAAAGAAGTATTTAATGAGTGTCTATCTGAACTATCCCTAAAAGAAGCTGAGAAGATCAATGAAATAGTAACTAAAGAAGAATGGGTACAGCTATACTACGATATTTTATCTAACTACCAAGACATTGAGAGTATAAAATCTACAGATTTATTGGATATTGCATATATTGTCCACCCATTTATCTTATATTATAAGAAAGAACTAAACAATATAATGAGTTCTATCAAGAAATATAAAATATCAGAAGTTGTCATTCAGAAAATTATACAAACTTATGTTGAAGAGATTATTAATATTTTTTCAAAAGTTATTATAGTTGATATGAATGAGTTTGCGGTAAACTTTGATTTTCCTAGCAGTGAGCCTTCAGAAAAATTTATTGAATACTTAGTTAATAGATTCAATAACATTGAAGAATTTAATAGTTTTTATTCAAGGTATATTGTGTGCACTAGATTATCGATAGTAAGGACAAGCTATAGCATTGACTTTATAAAAGAATCACTAAATAGATTAGAACAGAATTTTACTAGACTAGTTGAATTAGGATTCATAAATTCTAATTCAAACTTTTTATCAGATATTAGACTTTCTGCTGGAGATTCTCATGACAAAGGAAGAAGTGTAATCATATTTAGTTTTGATCATGATAAAGTCGTATATAAACCTAGAAATCATTCTATAACTGAGTCATTTAATTTGTTTATAGAATGGATTAATGAAAAAAGTAGTCTTTTAGAGATAAAAACGTACAAGGGGATATATGAAGAAGATTATTCATTTGAGGAGTTTGTAGAACAGCTACCATGTGAATCATTTAGTGAGATAAAACAGTACTATAAAAGATTTGGGTATATCTTGGGATTAGCTCATATTTTAAGTGCAAATGATCTTCATTTGGAAAATCTAATTGCTCATGGAGAATATCCTATTATAATTGATGTAGAAACGATAATACAAAGTGACAGACAGTATGAAGTCCCTGAATCAGCTAATAGTAAGGTGGCATATGATTATATATTTAATTCTGTTCAGAATACAGCTCTTTTACCTACTATAGCTTTTATGGATAAAGATAGAAAGGGAATAGATATAAGTGCATTAAATGGAAGGGAAATTAAGTTACCGTATAAGATTCTTTCACTTTCAAATTTAAATTCAATAGATATGAAATATGAATATGTTGAATATGTACGGCCAGGTTCAAATAATCTACCGAAACTAAAAAACGAAACTGTAGACTTTATTGAATATAGAGAAGATATATTAGACGGTTTTTGTGATTTTATGCATTTTATAATTAATAATAAAAATGAAATACTTTCAGATGATGGAATCCTAAATGTTTTTTTAAATAAGAAAGTAAGAATAGTTGTAAAGAATACTGACTCATACGGCACATTGTTAAAATACTCAAATCATCCCGTATATTGTCGGGACATGCTCCTTAGAGAAAAGCTACTGGAAAATTTATGGGCATTTCCACATAAGGAAAGAAAAATATCAATTAGTGAAAATAAAGACTTGATTTATGGTGATATTCCTATATTTTATACACTTACAAATTCTTTAGATTTAATTGATAGCCATAATAATAGTATAAAAAACTATTTTCCTATATCTGGATTTGACAAGGTAAAAAATAGAATAAAAAATTTATCTGTAAAAGATATCAATAGGGAGCTTTCTATAATAAAAGTTTGTTTAGGGCTTTACGATGAAAAATATAACAAAGGAAAAAAGGAGAGAGTTCCTTTAGTAAATATAGTTAAAGAAAATTCTAATGCACTAATGACTGAAGTATTGAAAATAGGAGATTACATTCTTAGCAAGAGCTATGAAGCTAGGGATCAACTGTCTTGGCCAGCAATTAATTTGTCTGATAATGCTTGGAAGGTTGAGGCGATGGATGAGAGTCTGTATTCAGGCCAAGCAGGTTTGGCATTACTCTTTATAGAGTTGTATAAATTGACAAATGAACAGAGATATAAAAACGCTTATGATAAAATTATTAATTCCGTTGTTTTTAATACCAAATATAATTATAATTTTGCTGCTTATACTGGTAAATTATCTTTAGTATTTCCTGTACTATCTGAATTGAACTTTCAAGGGCATTCACAGTATACCAGATACATAGATACAGCAATGAACGATTTGGAAGAAAACCTGAATAACATCAAAAATCTTGATTGGATTGGCGGTTTGGCAGGAATTTTAGCACTTACATGCGAAACATATAAGGTTACAAAAAACAATAGATATTTAGAGCTAATAGGACAGATAGCAGATAATTTAGTTGTATTGCAAGAGATGGAAAGAGAAGAGTTGAAGGAAGGGTTTGCACATGGGTGTGTAGGAATTGCAACTTCATTATTAAGAGCATATCAGTATATTCAAAATTCTGTTTATAAGCATAAAGCACTTGAGCTATTTGACTTACAAAGAGAAAGATATGGTTTGTCTAAAGAATTCAAATGGTGCTGGGGTGCTACAGGATGGGGTATAGCTCTAATAGATACAGAAATATATGAATTTAACAGTATCTATAGAAGAGATTTAATTCAAATAATTAAAAACATTCCTGAGAATCTAAAGGGGGATGATTGTATTTGCCATGGTAATCTTGGAGATATTGAATTTTTGAATTTGATTAAGCAGTTATCTTTAGACATTGATATTAATGAAATTAATGAAAAATTGAATCAAAGAGTATCCTCAATATTATATTACTATAATAAAAACCAAAAATATAATGTGAACTCATTGCCAGAAATACCAAATTTAAGCTTATTTACAGGTTTGACAGGAATTGCATATCAATACATAAGATTATTAAGCCCACAAGATACATCAAATGTATATACTTTAAGCATTTAA
- a CDS encoding lichenicidin A2 family type 2 lantibiotic, whose product MKNTYCIYDEKLVGKAFEELSLEEMAASQGGANPLTSSVPCLKTVTISSGWCSAGVVVSTIVYSVMKC is encoded by the coding sequence ATGAAAAATACTTATTGCATATATGACGAAAAGTTAGTAGGAAAAGCATTTGAAGAATTGTCACTTGAAGAAATGGCTGCATCTCAAGGTGGTGCAAATCCACTAACATCTTCAGTACCTTGTCTAAAAACTGTTACTATAAGCAGCGGATGGTGCAGCGCAGGTGTTGTTGTTAGTACAATTGTGTATTCTGTAATGAAATGCTAA
- a CDS encoding NusG domain II-containing protein, which translates to MTKWDKILIILVLVLSLVGIYFVKNYSTTTGEKYISVQVDGKEIKKISFGANMVGKAIDIKTEYGYNKIEIGDGKVRVIEADCPDKLDVKQGWISNQGEIIVCLPNRMVVEIKSEKNTVNEIDHISY; encoded by the coding sequence ATGACAAAATGGGACAAGATTCTAATAATTTTGGTGTTAGTGTTAAGTCTAGTAGGGATATATTTTGTAAAAAATTATTCAACAACTACTGGTGAGAAGTATATTAGCGTACAAGTGGATGGGAAGGAGATTAAAAAGATTTCATTTGGGGCAAATATGGTGGGCAAAGCCATTGATATAAAGACAGAGTATGGCTATAACAAAATAGAAATAGGTGATGGGAAAGTAAGAGTTATTGAAGCAGATTGCCCTGATAAACTAGATGTAAAACAAGGATGGATATCAAACCAGGGTGAGATTATTGTGTGCTTACCTAACAGAATGGTAGTAGAGATAAAGTCAGAAAAAAATACAGTTAATGAAATAGATCATATTAGTTATTAG